A window of the Haloarcula rubripromontorii genome harbors these coding sequences:
- a CDS encoding NifU family protein, whose translation MSAEGLERQTRNYLSNNVPQIQQHGGNFEVRDIDESEGTATVAIGGACSGCGIAPMTMKAIERRLPESVDGLEAVEVVRSGGPRAAVMPSKTDDMEEMDEYEDYSPPF comes from the coding sequence ATGAGCGCTGAAGGACTCGAACGACAGACGCGTAACTACTTGAGCAACAACGTCCCGCAGATCCAGCAACACGGCGGCAACTTCGAGGTCCGCGACATCGACGAGAGCGAAGGCACGGCCACCGTCGCCATCGGCGGTGCGTGTTCGGGGTGTGGCATCGCTCCGATGACGATGAAGGCAATCGAACGCCGACTCCCCGAGAGCGTCGACGGACTCGAAGCCGTCGAAGTCGTCCGCTCCGGCGGGCCGCGCGCTGCGGTCATGCCCTCGAAGACCGACGACATGGAGGAGATGGACGAGTACGAGGATTACAGCCCGCCGTTCTGA
- a CDS encoding metal-dependent transcriptional regulator: MSTAPEYLLAIYIAQHRDEPPVAPGKLGELLDRSPAAVTEMCQRLAEEDLVTYEPYEGVTLTETGREEAAELHEAYVTVSWFFRGVLDLDDHETEAMELAGLVSPMVAERLAATLPCDAETRQRQEGSEGGSVASDEDAA; the protein is encoded by the coding sequence ATGAGCACGGCACCGGAGTATCTGCTGGCGATTTACATCGCACAGCACCGGGACGAACCGCCAGTCGCCCCGGGAAAGTTGGGAGAGCTGCTTGACCGGTCGCCGGCGGCGGTGACGGAGATGTGCCAGCGACTCGCGGAGGAGGATCTCGTCACATACGAGCCATATGAGGGGGTGACGCTAACAGAGACAGGGCGTGAGGAAGCGGCGGAGTTACACGAGGCGTACGTGACCGTCTCGTGGTTCTTTCGGGGGGTTCTCGATCTCGACGATCACGAGACGGAAGCGATGGAACTGGCCGGTCTGGTCAGCCCGATGGTCGCGGAGCGATTGGCCGCGACGCTGCCCTGCGACGCCGAAACGAGGCAGCGACAGGAGGGTTCAGAGGGTGGCTCGGTGGCGTCGGATGAGGATGCCGCCTGA